A stretch of DNA from Aurantiacibacter atlanticus:
GAGAGAAAAATATGCGGCGCGTTGTCGTAACCGGCCTCGGCCTTATTACCCCGCTGGGCGGGGATGTTGAAACCAGTTGGAAGAACCTGATCGCTGGCGAAAGCGGGATCGATCAGATCACCCATTTCGACACAGAGGGGCAGAAATGCACCATTGCGGGCGAGGTGAAACCGGCCGATCATCCTTGGGGTTTTGACGCGAACAAGCGCGTGGACGGCAAGATCCAGCGGCAAGTTGATCCGTTCATCGTCTTTGGAATCGATGCCGCCGGGCAAGCTTTGGAAGACGCCGGGCTGACCGAAATGGACGATGCCACAAAATTGCGGGCAGGGTGCTCGATTGGATCGGGTATTGGCGGACTGCCGGGTATCGAGTCTGAATCGATCAATCTTCACACTCGCGGCCCAGGGCGGGTGTCGCCGCACTTTGTTCATGGCCGCCTGATCAACCTTATCAGTGGGCAGGTATCAATCCGCTATGGTCTTATGGGGCCGAACCACGCGGTTGTAACAGCCTGCTCGACCGGCGCCCATTCAATTGGCGATGCCGCACGCATGATCCGCGAAGACGATGCCGACATCATGTTGGCAGGCGGAGCGGAAGCGACCATCTGCCCGATCGGTATTGCTGGCTTTGCACAGGCTCGCGCTCTAAATACCAGCTCCAATGATCGGCCCAAGGAAGCCAGCCGCCCTTATGACAAGAACCGTGATGGTTTCGTCATGGGCGAAGGCGCAGGCGTCGTTGTTCTCGAAGAATATGAACATGCGAAGGCGCGCGGCGCGAAAATCTATGCCGAGGTCGTCGGCTATGGCCTTTCCGGCGACGCCCATCACGTTACTGCGCCACATCCCGAGGGGATTGGCGCCGAAAACGCGATGCGCATGGCCTTGCGCAAATCAGGTCTCGCGGAAGCGGACATCGATTATGTGAACGCCCACGGCACGTCCACCATGGCCGATACAATCGAACTGGCAGCGGTAAAACGCGTGCTGGGCGATGATCTTGGCGGTGCCTCCATGAGCAGCACGAAATCGGCCATCGGGCACCTTCTCGGTGGCGCCGGCGCGGTTGAAAGCATCTTCTGTATCCTCGCCATGCGTGACCAGATTGTTCCGCCTACGCTGAATTTGCTGGATCCGGACGATGGCACAGAAGGTGTCGATCTTGTTCCCCTTACTGCGAAAAAGCGAGAGGTGAACGCAGTGTTGAACAACAGCTTCGGTTTTGGTGGCACCAATGCGTCACTGGTGATGAAGCGGATCGATTGATATGAAGAAGCTGGGCTGTCTGCTTGCGGCAGTCATCCTTGCAGGGCTGGCAATCCTGGGCTGGTTCGGCTGGGGCTGGTGGGGCTCTTCCGAAGTTGAAGAGGAGGTGGCGTTCATCGTCCCCTCCGGTTCTTCCGTGACATCAGTCGCGCAGAAATTGGAGGAAGAGGATCTGATAGCCTCTGCCGACGCTTTTTTGCTGCGCGCGAAGATTCTCGGCAGTTCCGACCCGATCAAGGCGGGTGAATTTCTTCTGCCGGCCGGGGCGAGCGGTGCGAAGATACTCGGCACATTCCAGCATGGTGATGTCATTCGCCGTTTCGTGACCATTCCCGAAGGCACGCCGTCCGCGATCGTCCACGACATCCTGATGGCAGAAGAGTTGCTGGTTGGTGAAATTCCCGTTCCCGAAGAAGGCTCCGTCCTTCCCGAGAGCTATGATTTCGAACGCGGGGAGGACCGCGTTACGGTGCTCGCAAGGATGCAGCGCGCGATGGATGAGGTGATTGCCGAATTGTGGCCCAACCGCACACAGCGCACAGTGGTCGATACACCGGAAGAAGCTGTTATTCTTGCATCCATCGTTGAAAAGGAAACAGGCGTGCCGGAAGAGAGGCGCATGGTGGCAGGGCTGTATTCCAACCGCATTCGGCAGGATATCATGCTGCAAGCCGATCCTACCATCATCTATCCGATTACCGGCGGGCGCCCGCTCGGTCGTCGCATTCGCCAGTCCGAAATTCAGGCAATCAACGATTACAACACTTATTCCATGGTCGGGCTGCCGCGCGGGCCAATTACCAATCCGGGCAAGGAGAGCATTGCTGCGGTTCTTGATCCTGAGGATACCGATGCTGTCTACATGGTAGCTGACGGGTCAGGCGGGCATGAATTCAATTCGACGCTGCAAGGCCATAATGAAGCGGTAGAACGGTGGTTTGCGCTGCGCCGTGAACGTGGCGAGATGTGAGCGGTACGCTGGCAGGCAACGCTGGCGGTCCTGCGCCGCTCATTATAACCGCGATGCTGCCGGCCGATCTGCACAGTTGGGCAACCCAGCTGCGTAAGGAAAACTTCCCGCCAGAACGCAATTATCTTGCCGCACATGTAACGCTGATTCACGCATTGCCCCCAAGCAGTGAAGGCGAGGTGCGGGATTGCTGCTCAGCCATGGCGCGCGACAACGCACCGGTGCCGGCGCGGCTCCTTGGCGTAATGAAGTTGGGGAAGGGCACAGCACTCAATCTGGAAAGCCCTGGGATGATCGCCTTATGGAAAGATCTGCGCGATCGCTTTCACGGTTTGCTGACCCCGCAGGACGAACACAGGCCGCATCTGCACATCACCATACAGAACAAAGTCAGTATAGAGGCTGCAAAGGCACTTCAGGCCGAATTGTCGCCGCGTATTGAGCCACGGGATTTCGCCTTCGAAGGCCTTGCCATGCACGCATATCGGGGCGGTCCATGGGAACACCTTAAGAGCTGGCGTTTTCGCGGTTGACCGCAGGCGCGCCCCTGCCTAAACGCGCCGCCTTGCCCCGCGCTTAAAACAGCGCAATGAGGGCATGCCCCCAAGGGGCGGAGTAGCTCAGCTGGTTAGAGCAGCGGAATCATAATCCGCGTGTCGGGGGTTCGAGTCCCTCCTCCGCTACCAACCCTTGTTTTGGAAGCTCCCATCAGCTTCTGCACTTTCCAGACACCGGAAGAAAAGCAGTGGCTTGCGGTGATTGGCCTTGCGATGCGCCAATGGCCTTCACGGACAGGCAGATTTCATATTGGAACGCGAGCGCGCCCACAGTTTGGCCGAAGGACAGGGCTTGCGCCTTTTTGTTCAGCCAAATGGATCAAGACTGCAGCGCTTGAAGTACCGAGTATAAGCCTACGCTAAGCGTCAATCTGTCCGCCTGAATGGCAATATCGGCCGGCACTCTGGCTTGGTTGACGTGCGCGATGACGGGGCAGGGCAATCGTACATCGGCGCTTGCAACACCGCCTACCCGCCGTCTAACACGCCCCTGAACGAGGACCGCACTCAGCTTTTATGCTCTGAGTAGTAACGAGCCTTATGGACAATCCCCAGATAAGGAATGTGCAGCGCAATGAATGAAATGGCGAAGATAAGCGAACTTCCCTCGGATATTAATCCTGTCTGGGCTGGCGATGGTTCGCAACTGCCAGAATGGTTCGTGTCGGCACTCAGAGTGCCGCGCGAAGAGGGTTATGTGGAGATCAATGGCGCCAAGGTGCACTATTTTCGCTGGGGTAACCGCGAAAAACCCAAGGTGCTAATGGCGCACGGCCTCCTTTCCCATGCACGATGCTTCGCCTTCATCGCACCGTTTCTTGCCAAAGATTATGACGTGGTAGCGTTCGATCTTGCCGGGATGGGCGATAGCGAGAATCCGGGGCAGGCGGATACTTCAGCAGAGCGGTGCGAGTTTCGCGAGATCGCGGAGGCGCTCGACATGTATGCCGATGGCCAAAAACCGACGATTATCGCACATAGTTTTGGTGCGAGCATGGCGCTGACAGCGGTGACCCAGGCGCCTGAATCGTTTTCGGGACTAGTGGTTTGCGATGTTATCGTCATGCGGCCCGAGGTGCTTGAGGAGTTCTGGAAAGCCAGTCGGTCAAGCCCCGGGGCTGGCGATCCGAACAAGCCCAACACCCTTTATCCAAGCTATGATGCTGCGCGCGCGCGATATATCCTATCTCCGCCTCAGCCGGTTGGTCAGCCTTTCCTTGTGGATTACATGGCATATCATTCCATGCGGCGCGACGGAGACAGTTGGTTGTGGAAGTTCTCGCCGGAAGTTTTCCGCCGGACCAAAGATCCCGAACAATGGCTTACCATCGGCAAACGTCTGGTGCAGGCGCCGGGCCCCAAGGCGATAGTGTACGGTGGCAAAAGCCAGCTCTTCACACAGGATTCGATAGACTATGTCCGCGAACTGGGTGGAAATGACATTCCGATTTTTGCCGTGCCGGAAGCCCGCCACCATCTGATGCTCGATCAACCACTAGCCTTTGTGACAGCGCTCCGGAGCGTCCTTTCCTTCTGGGGAGCGGACGCTCGTAGGTAATCGCGAACCTAGAGTCGCGGCGGCTAGAGCCGGGGCTCATTGCTTGAGCGAGAAAACGGCGTATGTTGCGATGTAGCAGGCGAAAATGAAGATGTCGGCCTTTGATGGCTTGATAGCAGCACGATTCGATCCATCGAAGGCTGCGACAACCACGTAGAATCACTCATGACTGAGCGCTTCTCAGTGCTGACCGCGAATCAGATGCTGAATCCTATGGAAATTATTCCAATAGGGCCCGAAACCAGAGCACTGCTGGTGTCCAATATTGCTAACCCCGGCCAGATCCAGGTTTGATCTCTAAGAAGAACGTTAGTGATATCGGTGGAATAAGTGCCGGGAACTAGGTTCGGCATGCATCTGACACTTGCGGCTGAGCCGCGCGGGCCCCTTAATCTGCTTCTCTCAACGGGACTGAAGCAGGCCGAGCCGAGCCAGATATCCGATGCCACGTGTCGGCTGTCACATCAATGCAACATCGCGCCATAAAATCGGGCGCTTACAGCGATTTAATCCAGGTAAATGAGCCAAAGAGCCCGGCAATCCTCAAGCGCTTCTGGACCGCCGGTTCGGCTCCAAGCAGCGCATTTTATATAGGGCTGAAGGTCGCAAAAAGCGTGTC
This window harbors:
- the mltG gene encoding endolytic transglycosylase MltG, whose product is MKKLGCLLAAVILAGLAILGWFGWGWWGSSEVEEEVAFIVPSGSSVTSVAQKLEEEDLIASADAFLLRAKILGSSDPIKAGEFLLPAGASGAKILGTFQHGDVIRRFVTIPEGTPSAIVHDILMAEELLVGEIPVPEEGSVLPESYDFERGEDRVTVLARMQRAMDEVIAELWPNRTQRTVVDTPEEAVILASIVEKETGVPEERRMVAGLYSNRIRQDIMLQADPTIIYPITGGRPLGRRIRQSEIQAINDYNTYSMVGLPRGPITNPGKESIAAVLDPEDTDAVYMVADGSGGHEFNSTLQGHNEAVERWFALRRERGEM
- the fabF gene encoding beta-ketoacyl-ACP synthase II, with translation MRRVVVTGLGLITPLGGDVETSWKNLIAGESGIDQITHFDTEGQKCTIAGEVKPADHPWGFDANKRVDGKIQRQVDPFIVFGIDAAGQALEDAGLTEMDDATKLRAGCSIGSGIGGLPGIESESINLHTRGPGRVSPHFVHGRLINLISGQVSIRYGLMGPNHAVVTACSTGAHSIGDAARMIREDDADIMLAGGAEATICPIGIAGFAQARALNTSSNDRPKEASRPYDKNRDGFVMGEGAGVVVLEEYEHAKARGAKIYAEVVGYGLSGDAHHVTAPHPEGIGAENAMRMALRKSGLAEADIDYVNAHGTSTMADTIELAAVKRVLGDDLGGASMSSTKSAIGHLLGGAGAVESIFCILAMRDQIVPPTLNLLDPDDGTEGVDLVPLTAKKREVNAVLNNSFGFGGTNASLVMKRID
- a CDS encoding 2'-5' RNA ligase family protein, with the translated sequence MSGTLAGNAGGPAPLIITAMLPADLHSWATQLRKENFPPERNYLAAHVTLIHALPPSSEGEVRDCCSAMARDNAPVPARLLGVMKLGKGTALNLESPGMIALWKDLRDRFHGLLTPQDEHRPHLHITIQNKVSIEAAKALQAELSPRIEPRDFAFEGLAMHAYRGGPWEHLKSWRFRG
- a CDS encoding alpha/beta fold hydrolase yields the protein MNEMAKISELPSDINPVWAGDGSQLPEWFVSALRVPREEGYVEINGAKVHYFRWGNREKPKVLMAHGLLSHARCFAFIAPFLAKDYDVVAFDLAGMGDSENPGQADTSAERCEFREIAEALDMYADGQKPTIIAHSFGASMALTAVTQAPESFSGLVVCDVIVMRPEVLEEFWKASRSSPGAGDPNKPNTLYPSYDAARARYILSPPQPVGQPFLVDYMAYHSMRRDGDSWLWKFSPEVFRRTKDPEQWLTIGKRLVQAPGPKAIVYGGKSQLFTQDSIDYVRELGGNDIPIFAVPEARHHLMLDQPLAFVTALRSVLSFWGADARR